Proteins found in one Vallitalea guaymasensis genomic segment:
- a CDS encoding GIY-YIG nuclease family protein has protein sequence MFVTDNNSFDKLTIDYLEYKFIEKFKQSSFSLTNKDMKEKKPIISVFDEARLN, from the coding sequence ATGTTTGTTACAGATAATAATTCATTTGATAAGTTAACGATTGATTATTTGGAGTATAAATTCATTGAAAAATTTAAACAGAGTAGTTTTTCTCTTACAAATAAAGATATGAAAGAAAAGAAACCTATTATTAGTGTGTTTGATGAGGCGAGACTTAATTAA